Proteins from a single region of Sebastes umbrosus isolate fSebUmb1 chromosome 8, fSebUmb1.pri, whole genome shotgun sequence:
- the myo1ha gene encoding unconventional myosin-Ih, whose translation MEGALTARDRVGIQDFVLLDETTEAAFLSNLKKRFSKDLIYTYIGTLLVSVNPYKELDIYSNKQMDLYMGVNFFELPPHIYALADNAYHTMQTEFNNHFILISGESGAGKTEASKKILQYYAVSCPSTTLLNTVRDKMLMSNPVLEAFGNAKTLKNDNSSRFGKYMDIQFDSQGDAVGGHILNYLLEKSRVVHQNHGERNFHIFYQLVEGGEDDLLHQLGLERDCQHYNYLTQGECAIVSSINDRNDWKTVKNALQIINIDEINTNHLFGTVASVLHLGNVQFDSDSKGHALLNNNNAELRWVSNLLGVDAHSLQEGLTYRKIEAYKDQVLSPFTIDHAIYARDALAKAIYGQTFTWLVNRINESMENKDPSRKNVIGLLDIYGFEVFYVNSFEQFCINYCNEKLQQLFIQLTLKAEQEEYEAEDIEWEPVQFFNNKIICDLVEEKHIGIISILDEECLRPGEATDLTFLERLEEKMGNHPHFVTHKLADKMTRKTLERGDFRLLHYAGEVTYCVVGFLDKNNDLLYKNIKDLICQSKNAIVRECFSTMDPDSRRRPKTVATQFKSSLLKLTEILMAKEAWYIRCLKSNESKEPGQFDEALIRHQVKYLGLMEHLRVRRAGFAYRRKYEVFLKRYKPLCPATWPHWRGMPADGVEVLVQHLGYLPDEYKMGRTKIFIRHPRTLFATEDAYEKCKHELATRLQAKYRGYRAKGEFKKQKEAATKIETCWRGVQARKEREKRAWAVKVIKKFIKGYMTRGQAKNTDNSEFLAFVRQNYLNRLKGTLPKTVLDKTTWQTPPAVLKETSEILRTLHYRLMVRKYVRGITPQKKAQLQLKVLTSSIFKGKKDSYPQSVAQPFVDTRISEQDINMRVLQMIRNEHIKYSVPVIKYDRNGFKPRPRQLILTQTAAYVIEEAKVKQRVLYTSLKGISVSNLTDGIIVFHITCEDPKQKGDLVMQCDHLFEFLTKLGVIANKQNAIKVVQGSIKIEIQAGKESAVDFTTGQEPMVYKAKNGHLMVVATRARTR comes from the exons ATGGAGGGCGCCCTGACCGCCAGGGACCGGGTAGGAATCCAGGATTTTGTTCTCCTGGATGAAACCACAGAGGCGGCCTTCCTCAGCAACCTCAAGAAACGCTTCAGCAAAGATCTCATTTAT ACCTACATTGGCACATTGCTAGTGTCTGTGAATCCCTACAAAGAGCTGGACATCTACAGTAACAAACAGATGGATCTCTACATGGGTGTCAACTTCTTTGAGCTTCCACCACACAT CTACGCCCTGGCAGACAACGCCTACCACACCATGCAGACAGAGTTCAACAATCACTTCATCCTCATCTCTGGAGAGAGCGGAGCAGGGAAGACGGAGGCCTCCAAGAAGATCCTGCAGTATTACGCTGTCAGCTGTCCGAGCACCACCCTGCTGAACACCGTCAGGGACAAAATGCTCATGTCCAACCCTGTCCTCGAG GCTTTCGGCAATgccaaaacactgaaaaatgacAACTCAAGTCGGTTCGGGAAGTATATGGATATTCAGTTTGACAGCCAG GGGGATGCTGTCGGAGGCCATATCCTGAACTACCTGCTGGAGAAGTCGAGAGTCGTGCATCAGAACCACGGCGAGAGAAACTTCCACATCTTCTACCAGCtagtggagggaggagaggatgacCTACTGCACCAGCTGGGCCTGGAGAGAGACTGTCAGCATTACAACTATCTGACCCAA GGAGAGTGTGCCATTGTGTCTTCCATTAATGACAGAAACGACTGGAAAACAGTCAAAAATGCACTTCAGATCATCAACATTGATGAGATTAACACTAAT CACTTGTTTGGGACCGTTGCCAGCGTTCTCCACTTGGGGAATGTTCAGTTTGACTCCGACAGTAAAGGTCATGCCCTcctgaacaacaacaatgcaGAGCTGCGCTGGGTCTCaaat CTACTAGGAGTTGATGCTCACAGTCTCCAAGAGGGACTGACCTACAGGAAGATTGAAGCCTATAAAGATCAG GTCCTTAGCCCGTTCACAATCGATCATGCCATCTATGCCAGAGATGCCCTGGCCAAAGCCATCTATGGGCAGACCTTCACCTGGCTGGTCAACCGGATCAACGAGTCCATGGAAAACAAG GACCCTTCAAGGAAGAATGTAATAGGGCTTTTGGACATATATGGATTTGAGGTTTTCTATGTGAACAG TTTCGAGCAGTTCTGTATAAACTACTGCAacgagaagctgcagcagctttTCATCCAGCTAACACTCAAGGCTGAGCAGGAAGAATATGAAGCAGAAGATATTGAG tggGAGCCAGTTCAATTCTTCAACAACAAGATCATCTGTGACCTGGTTGAGGAGAAACACATAGGGATCATATCAATACTG GATGAGGAGTGTCTCAGGCCAGGAGAAGCCACAGATCTCACCTTCCTGGAGAGACTGGAAGAAAAGATGGGAAATCACCCTCACTTTGTCAC GCACAAACTGGCTGACAAAATGACACGTAAGACTCTGGAGAGGGGAGATTTCCGTCTCTTGCATTATGCCGGGGAGGTCACCTACTGCGTTGTGG GTTTCCTGGACAAAAATAACGACcttttatataaaaacataaaagat CTGATTTGTCAGTCTAAAAATGCCATAGTCAGAGAGTGCTTCTCCACGATGGATCCAGACAGCAGGCGAAGACCAAAAACA GTGGCGACCCAGTTTAAGAGCAGCCTGCTGAAGCTGACAGAGATCCTCATGGCTAAAGAGGCCTGGTACATACGCTGTCTGAAATCCAATGAGTCCAAGGAGCCAG GTCAGTTTGACGAAGCATTGATCAGGCACCAGGTGAAGTACCTGGGCCTGATGGAGCACCTCCGAGTCAGACGAGCCGGTTTTGCATACAGACGCAAATATGAGGTCTTCTTAAAGAG ATATAAACCCCTGTGCCCGGCCACCTGGCCTCACTGGAGAGGGATGCCTGCTGATGGGGTGGAAGTGCTTGTTCAACATCTGGGCTACTTGCCAGATGAGTACAAAATGGGACG TACCAAAATATTCATCCGTCATCCGAGGACACTTTTTGCCACAGAGGATGCTTATGAGAAATGCAAACATGAATTGG CGACGCGGCTCCAGGCCAAATACAGAGGATACAGAGCAAAGGGGGAAttcaaaaaacagaaagaagctG CCACTAAGATTGAAACGTGCTGGAGAGGAGTGCAGgcgaggaaggagagagagaagagagccTGGGCTGTAAAAGTCATCAAGAA ATTCATCAAAGGTTACATGACCAGAGGGCAAGCAAAAAACACAGATAACTCGGAGTTCCTGGCTTTTGTGAGACAAAATTACTTGAACAGGCTCAAAGGCACCCTGCCAAAGACAGTTTTGGATAAAACCACCTGGCAAACTCCACCAGCTGTGCTGAAAGAG ACATCAGAGATCCTGCGTACGCTTCACTACCGTTTGATGGTGCGGAAGTACGTGAGAGGAATCACACCCCAGAAAAAAGCTCAG CTTCAACTGAAGGTTCTCACCAGCTCCATCTTCAAGGGCAAAAAGGACAGTTATCCACAGAGTGTCGCTCAGCCTTTTGTGGACACCAGAATCA GTGAACAAGACATAAACATGAGGGTTCTCCAGATGATTCGCAATGAGCACATTAAG tACAGCGTCCCGGTGATTAAATACGACAGGAATGGTTTCAAACCGAGGCCTCGACAGCTCATCCTCACCCAGACAGCTGCCTATGTGATAGAGGAGGCCAAGGTCAAACAGAGAGTGCTGTACACCTCTCTCAAAG GTATTTCAGTCAGTAACTTGACTGATGGCATCATTGTATTCCACATAACATGTGAGGACCCTAAACAGAAG GGGGACCTTGTGATGCAGTGTGACCACCTGTTTGAGTTTCTGACCAAACTCGGTGTCATTGCTAACAAACAGAATGCAATCAAAGTGGTTCAGGGCAG CATCAAGATTGAAATCCAGGCTGGTAAAGAGAGTGCGGTGGACTTCACCACCGGACAGGAACCCATGGTGTACAAGGCCAAGAACGGACACCTCATGGTG GTTGCCACTCGGGCGAGGACGCGGTAA
- the foxn4 gene encoding forkhead box protein N4 yields MIEGGITSMMSGIIENAGHHPSPQDYRLLTTDPSQLREEDLPGDLQSLSWLTSVDVPRLQQMADSRGHSNGPSQGSLLEQQTAQLSNMTAMTAGQGSMLHLQSNMQHSPLGISIINTHSGSMSPFSMNGLPSPGYQCPTSVYQPTPQQVYSLTQTGQQCSTGGLYSNVSFNNQSLFTQPRLAPQDQELQPKSFPKPIYSYSCLIAMALKNSKTGSLPVSEIYSFMKEHFPYFKTAPDGWKNSVRHNLSLNKCFEKVENKTSSSSRKGCLWALNPAKIDKMEEEMQKWKRKDLPAIRRSMANPDELDKLITDRPENCRRKALEAGMTRLTSCPAGLPLSVPSQMHPQPIVTLSLPCLPMHQHHQLQAQLHAQARLSPMSPAPAQTPPLHTVPDLSHSPLTQHGSKPPDDFYSVHGDTHTEVDALDPSIMDFALQGNLWEEMKDDSFNLDALGTFSNSPLRLSDCDLGTANLTPVSSGVNMPLSDMQVTGLYTSYTSQDHLSSQYMGAPANIKPIVLL; encoded by the exons ATGATAGAAGGTGGAATTACATCCATGATGTCAGGAATAATTGAGAATGCCGGGCATCATCCGTCTCCACAGGACTACAG GCTTCTGACCACGGACCCCTCCCAGCTGAGGGAGGAGGACCTCCCTGGGGACCTGCAGTCTCTGTCATGGCTCACCTCTGTGGATGTGCCCCGACTCCAGCAGATGGCTGATAGCCGGGGCCACAGTAACGGGCCCTCCCAGGGCAGCTTGTTGGAGCaacagacag CTCAGCTGAGCAACATGACTGCGATGACAGCAGGTCAAGGCTCCATGCTCCACCTCCAGAGCAACATGCAGCACAGCCCTCTGGGAATCAGCATCATCAACACCCACAGCGGAAGT ATGTCTCCATTCTCCATGAATGGGCTGCCCTCACCGGGATACCAGTGCCCTACCTCAGTCTACCAGCCGACACCCCAGCAGGTGTACTCTCTAACCCAAACTGGACAACAG TGTTCAACTGGTGGGCTTTATAGCAATGTCTCTTTCAACAACCAAAGTCTATTCACACAACCTCGTCTGGCTCCGCAAGACCAGGAGCTGCAGCCCAAGTCTTTCCCCAAGCCAATCTATTCCTACAG cTGTTTGATTGCCATGGCTCTGAAGAACAGCAAAACTGGCAGCCTCCCAGTCAGTGAGATCTATAGCTTTATGAAGGAACACTTCCCTTATTTCAAG ACTGCACCTGACGGATGGAAGAACTCAGTCAGACACAACCTGTCCTTAAACAAGTGCTTTGAGAAAGTGGAGAACAAGACGAGCAGCTCGTCCCGTAAGGGCTGTCTGTGGGCGCTGAACCCTGCCAAAATTGACaagatggaggaagagatgCAGAAGTGGAAACGCAAGGACCTCCCAGCCATCCGCCGCAGCATGGCGAACCCTG ATGAGTTGGACAAACTGATCACAGACCGCCCGGAGAACTGCAGGCGTAAGGCTCTAGAGGCCGGCATGACCCGTCTGACCAGTTGCCCCGCTGGCCTGCCGCTGTCCGTCCCATCCCAGATGCATCCACAGCCAATCGTCACGCTGTCCCTGCCCTGTTTACCCAtgcaccagcaccaccagctcCAGGCCCAGCTCCACGCTCAGGCCCGCCTGTCCCCCATGTCCCCTGCTCCGGCTCAGACACCCCCTCTCCACACGGTCCCTGACCTTTCCCACAGTCCACTCACCCAGCACGGCAGCAAGCCGCCGGATGATTTCTACAGCGTGcatggtgacacacacacagaggtggaTGCACTGGACCCTAGCATCATGGACTTTGCCCTTCAAG GTAATCTGTGGGAGGAAATGAAGGACGACAGCTTTAACCTGGATGCGTTGGGCACCTTCAGTAACTCTCCCCTCCGACTATCAGACTGTGACTTGGGAACAGCCAACCTGACTCCCGTCTCCAGCGGAGTGAACATGCCGCTGTCAGACATGCAAGTGACAGGCctctacacctcctacacctCCCAGGACCACCTGTCTTCCCAGTACATGGGCGCACCGGCCAACATCAAGCCCATCGTCCTGTTATAA
- the kctd10 gene encoding BTB/POZ domain-containing adapter for CUL3-mediated RhoA degradation protein 3, which produces MEEMSGESVVSSAVPAATTRTTSFKGSSPSSKYVKLNVGGALYYTTMQTLTKQDTMLKAMFSGRMEVLTDSEGWILIDRCGKHFGTILNYLRDGAVPLPDSRRETEELLAEAKYYLVQGLADECTAALQNKETYEPLCKVPLMTSSKEEQKLIATSNKPTVKLLYNRSNNKYSYTSNSDDNMLKNIELFDKLSLRFNGRVLFIKDVIGDEICCWSFYGQGRKIAEVCCTSIVYATEKKQTKVEFPEARIYEETLNILLYESHDGRGPDNALLEATGGAAGRSHHLDEDEERDRIERVRRIHIKRPDDRTHHHQ; this is translated from the exons ATG GAAGAGATGTCAGGAGAGAGTGTGGTGAGCTCGGCAGTGCCGGCAGCTACGACCCGGACTACATCCTTCAAGGGCTCCAGCCCTAGCTCTAAATATGTGAAGTTAAATGTGGGTGGGGCACTGTACTACACTACAATGCAGACACTAACCAAACAGGACACGATGCTCAAAGCCATGTTCAGTGGCAGGATGGAGGtcctcacagacagtgaag GTTGGATCTTGATTGACCGCTGTGGGAAACATTTTGGAACAATCCTTAACTACCTTAGAGACGGGGCGGTGCCACTCCCAGACAGCCGACGGGAAACCGAGGAACTGCTAGCTGAGGCCAAGTATTACCTCGTCCAAGGCCTAGCTGATGAATGCACAGCTGCCTTACAG AACAAAGAAACATATGAACCCCTTTGTAAAGTGCCTCTGATGACCTCATCTAAGGAAGAGCAGAAGCTTATTGCAACCTCGAATAAG CCTACTGTCAAACTGCTGTATAACCGAAGCAACAACAAATATTCATATACCAG CAATTCTGATGACAACATGCTGAAAAATATTGAGCTGTTTGACAAGCTGTCATTGCGGTTCAACGGTCGGGTTCTCTTCATCAAAGACGTGATTGGCGATGAGATCTGTTGTTGGTCATTTTATGGCCAGGGGCGTAAGATTGCTGAAGTGTGCTGCACCTCCATTGTTTATGCCACAGAAAAGAAGCAGACAAAG GTGGAGTTCCCTGAGGCCAGAATCTATGAGGAGACCCTTAACATCCTCCTGTACGAGTCCCACGATGGGAGGGGTCCAGACAATGCCCTGCTGGAGGCCACAGGGGGCGCTGCAGGACGATCTCACCATCTGGATGAGGACGAGGAGCGAGACCGAATTGAGCGAGTTCGTAGGATTCACATCAAACGACCCGATGACCgcacacaccaccaccagtga